A DNA window from Anaerolineae bacterium contains the following coding sequences:
- a CDS encoding pentapeptide repeat-containing protein encodes MSEERMRILRMVQEGRITAEEADGLLAALAHRQPAAPSSRRGRLEPPPRPPRARPVLDNAAGANLRGTRLRGARLEAADLTGADLQDANLQGADLRGSDLTGAVLRRANLQNADLRRADLTGAVLREANLQGATLRQADLTGAVLPRVNLQGSNLENADLTGAVLEEGADLQGLDLSGLDLTGASLTAESLRELLAARRED; translated from the coding sequence ATGAGCGAAGAGCGAATGCGGATACTGAGAATGGTGCAGGAAGGCCGCATCACTGCCGAGGAGGCCGACGGCCTCCTCGCGGCCCTCGCCCACCGGCAACCGGCTGCTCCCTCTTCGCGACGGGGTAGGCTGGAGCCCCCGCCCAGGCCGCCCCGCGCCCGGCCTGTCCTGGACAACGCTGCCGGAGCCAACCTGAGGGGCACCCGACTCCGGGGCGCCAGGCTGGAGGCCGCCGACCTCACGGGAGCCGACCTGCAGGACGCCAACCTGCAGGGTGCCGACCTGCGCGGCAGCGACCTCACCGGAGCCGTCCTGCGACGGGCCAACCTGCAGAACGCCGACCTCCGCCGGGCCGACCTCACCGGGGCCGTCCTGCGGGAGGCCAACCTGCAGGGAGCCACCCTGCGCCAGGCCGACCTGACGGGAGCGGTGTTGCCCAGAGTCAACCTGCAAGGGAGCAACCTGGAGAACGCCGACCTCACCGGGGCCGTACTCGAAGAGGGAGCAGACCTGCAGGGGCTCGACCTCAGTGGGCTGGACCTGACCGGCGCCAGCCTCACCGCCGAGAGCCTACGAGAGCTGCTGGCAGCGCGTCGGGAGGACTAG
- a CDS encoding pentapeptide repeat-containing protein produces MTARLERDAARAERADRHGASFGNLAGAVLEGTNLEGARLEGADLKGANLTGANLHDADLRDADLKGAILRDANLEGADLRDANLMGAVLDGANLQGAVLRDADLMGAVLPKANLQGTDLRDSSLMGTVFEEGADLSGLDLRDLDLTGARLSAAEVRALRQRREAN; encoded by the coding sequence ATGACCGCGCGCCTGGAGAGGGACGCCGCCAGGGCAGAGAGGGCGGACAGGCACGGGGCCTCATTCGGCAACCTCGCCGGGGCAGTGTTGGAGGGCACCAACCTAGAGGGGGCGAGGCTCGAGGGTGCCGACCTCAAGGGAGCCAACCTCACCGGCGCCAACCTGCACGACGCCGATCTGCGCGATGCCGATCTCAAGGGAGCCATTCTGCGGGACGCCAACCTGGAGGGCGCCGACCTACGGGACGCCAACCTGATGGGCGCAGTCCTAGACGGCGCCAATCTGCAGGGCGCGGTCCTCCGCGATGCCGACCTGATGGGGGCGGTATTGCCCAAGGCCAACCTCCAGGGGACAGACCTGAGGGACTCGTCTCTGATGGGCACGGTGTTCGAAGAAGGTGCCGATCTGAGCGGCCTGGATCTCCGGGACCTCGACCTGACCGGCGCCCGCCTGAGCGCCGCGGAGGTGCGCGCGCTGCGCCAGCGGCGCGAAGCTAACTGA
- the dnaA gene encoding chromosomal replication initiator protein DnaA, with amino-acid sequence MDAERLWQTAQGELQVQMTRAMYDTWLRNTEAVSMEEGVLTVAVRNSFVKDWLENRLIGTVQRTVSSIAGEPIDLHFVVAAAASSSDEPEPAVLNSSSEELRANGGRERPVRTSNMLNPRYRFETFIVGPGNRMAHAATQAVADNPATAYNPLFIYGGVGLGKTHLLHAAGHVPLEKGYNVLYVSSEEFTNDLINSIRSHTTEQFRGKYRNIDVLLIDDIQFIAGKEQTQEEFFHTFNTLHAANKQIIISSDRPSKAIPTLEERLRSRFEWGLTVDIQPPDLETRTAILRSKAEYQPIAVPDEVLDLIANKVQSNIRELEGALNKVVAHATLTRTALTLAMAEQVLAEMFGQPVAVDIPEIVEAVCRHFRVTSQAIYGRSRRADIALPRQIVMYLARTETNASLPQIGEALGGRDHTTVLYACDKISDLAERDPDLRRDLMAIREFLYRKGG; translated from the coding sequence ATGGACGCTGAGCGACTCTGGCAGACGGCTCAAGGTGAACTGCAGGTGCAGATGACCCGGGCCATGTACGACACCTGGCTGCGGAACACCGAGGCGGTCTCGATGGAGGAGGGCGTCCTCACGGTGGCCGTGCGCAACTCCTTCGTCAAGGACTGGCTGGAGAACCGCCTCATAGGCACAGTGCAGCGAACGGTGAGCAGCATCGCCGGCGAGCCCATAGACCTGCACTTCGTAGTGGCGGCGGCCGCTTCCTCCAGCGACGAACCCGAGCCGGCCGTCCTCAATTCCTCCAGCGAGGAACTACGGGCCAATGGGGGCAGAGAGCGTCCGGTGCGGACGTCAAACATGCTCAATCCCCGCTATCGGTTCGAGACCTTCATCGTGGGACCCGGCAATCGTATGGCCCACGCTGCCACCCAGGCGGTGGCCGACAACCCTGCCACCGCCTACAACCCTCTATTCATCTACGGGGGGGTGGGGCTGGGCAAGACCCACCTCCTGCACGCGGCCGGGCACGTGCCTCTGGAGAAGGGGTACAACGTCCTCTACGTCTCCTCCGAGGAGTTCACCAACGATCTCATCAACTCCATCCGCAGCCACACCACGGAACAGTTCCGGGGCAAGTACCGCAACATAGACGTGCTGCTGATTGACGACATCCAGTTCATAGCCGGCAAGGAGCAGACGCAGGAGGAGTTCTTCCACACCTTCAACACCCTCCATGCTGCCAACAAGCAGATCATCATCTCCAGCGACCGACCCTCGAAAGCCATTCCCACGCTGGAGGAGCGGCTGCGCTCCCGGTTCGAGTGGGGCCTAACGGTGGACATCCAGCCGCCCGACCTGGAGACGCGCACGGCCATTCTCCGGTCCAAGGCCGAGTATCAGCCCATCGCCGTCCCCGACGAGGTGCTGGACCTGATCGCCAACAAGGTGCAGAGCAACATCCGCGAGCTGGAGGGGGCGCTGAACAAGGTGGTGGCCCACGCCACCCTCACCCGCACCGCGCTCACCCTGGCTATGGCGGAGCAGGTGCTGGCGGAGATGTTCGGCCAGCCGGTGGCGGTGGACATCCCCGAGATCGTGGAGGCAGTGTGCCGGCACTTCCGGGTGACCAGCCAGGCCATCTACGGTCGCAGCCGGCGGGCGGACATCGCCCTGCCCCGCCAGATCGTCATGTACCTGGCCCGTACGGAGACTAACGCGTCTCTACCCCAGATCGGGGAGGCCCTGGGGGGGCGGGACCACACCACGGTGCTTTACGCCTGCGACAAGATCTCCGACTTGGCGGAGCGGGACCCGGACTTGCGGCGGGACCTGATGGCGATTCGGGAGTTTCTATATCGGAAGGGAGGGTAG
- a CDS encoding L-2-amino-thiazoline-4-carboxylic acid hydrolase, with amino-acid sequence MSDRDQVLALFHDHAQAWRPLLVQRHGQAAADCIAREARKELERIIPTIPDIGGDANPMTRHLRRSVTSLALYLAMRRSGHSAEEAGWVIYHAVAARVATLPRQAFDGLTQEQVAAKREEAARSRQRRYPGDWVWEFVEGDGGRTEYGYDFLQCGTQKLYRAHGAEEFLPFYCYLDFVTHRAEGWGFSRTKTLAQGHDRCDFRYRRGEGTACGWPPPFLRDSG; translated from the coding sequence TTGTCGGACCGGGACCAGGTCCTGGCCCTGTTCCACGACCACGCCCAGGCCTGGCGACCGCTCCTGGTCCAGAGGCACGGCCAGGCTGCCGCCGACTGCATCGCGAGGGAGGCTCGGAAGGAGTTGGAGCGCATCATTCCCACCATCCCCGACATCGGAGGCGACGCCAACCCCATGACCCGTCACCTCCGGCGCTCCGTCACCAGCCTGGCCCTGTACCTGGCCATGCGCCGGTCCGGGCACTCAGCCGAGGAAGCCGGCTGGGTGATCTACCACGCCGTCGCCGCCCGCGTCGCCACCCTACCTCGGCAGGCGTTCGATGGCCTGACGCAGGAACAAGTGGCGGCCAAGCGGGAGGAGGCAGCGCGCTCGCGTCAGCGCCGGTATCCGGGGGACTGGGTGTGGGAGTTCGTCGAGGGGGACGGCGGGCGCACCGAGTACGGTTACGACTTCCTCCAGTGCGGCACCCAGAAGCTGTATCGCGCCCACGGGGCGGAGGAGTTCCTGCCCTTCTACTGCTACCTGGACTTCGTCACCCACCGGGCCGAGGGCTGGGGCTTCTCCCGGACGAAGACTCTGGCCCAGGGCCACGACCGCTGCGACTTCCGCTACCGCCGGGGAGAGGGCACTGCGTGTGGGTGGCCTCCGCCGTTCCTGAGAGACTCCGGGTGA
- a CDS encoding coproporphyrinogen III oxidase family protein, whose amino-acid sequence MDCCVGLYVHIPFCRRKCSYCDFVSVPGHEELWRPYLEVLLEEIAALPPRWPRTLYLGGGTPTLWPAAHLASLIAAAHAVGLPGDAEVTVEANPGTVDAAKLAALRAAGCNRLSLGVQSTFEEELRLLGRVHTFAQAQEAVRLARAAGFDNLSLDLIYGLPGQRLARWEADLDRALELGSEHLSLYCLSLEPGTLLEAAVRCGDLPCPDADLAADMYLASEDRLARAGYGHYEISNWARPAREPNPPASFAGGEGRARPPLASHNGGQGRDRLRGDQTTLRLSGKEPVPSSSECGGEAGEEGSPLLLTCKHNLIYWRNEPYVGLGAGAHSFLDGRRFARVDSPEAYVAATPEGRVVFSEGVDRSLEMAETAILGLRLVAGLERARFRSRFGEDPVESYREPIRWATDRGLLVYDQCSVRLTRRGRLLSNEVFERFLPD is encoded by the coding sequence ATGGACTGCTGTGTCGGCCTGTACGTCCATATCCCCTTCTGCCGGCGGAAGTGCTCCTACTGCGACTTCGTCTCCGTGCCCGGGCACGAGGAGCTCTGGCGACCATACCTCGAGGTCCTGCTGGAAGAGATCGCCGCCCTGCCTCCCCGATGGCCGCGCACCCTCTACCTGGGCGGGGGCACCCCCACCCTCTGGCCCGCCGCACACCTGGCCTCTCTGATCGCCGCTGCCCACGCCGTCGGGTTGCCGGGGGACGCCGAGGTCACGGTGGAGGCCAACCCGGGGACGGTAGACGCGGCCAAGCTGGCCGCCCTCCGCGCCGCCGGCTGCAACCGGCTCAGCCTGGGGGTGCAGAGCACGTTCGAGGAGGAGCTACGGCTCTTGGGCCGGGTGCACACCTTCGCCCAGGCGCAGGAGGCGGTGCGACTGGCTCGGGCTGCCGGATTCGACAACCTCAGCCTGGACCTGATCTACGGGCTGCCGGGCCAGCGGCTGGCCCGGTGGGAAGCCGACCTGGACCGAGCTCTGGAGCTGGGAAGCGAGCACCTCTCCCTCTACTGCCTGTCCCTGGAGCCCGGCACTCTCCTGGAGGCAGCGGTTCGCTGCGGAGACCTGCCCTGCCCCGATGCCGACTTGGCGGCGGACATGTACCTGGCCTCGGAGGATCGCCTAGCGCGGGCCGGCTACGGACACTACGAGATCTCCAATTGGGCCCGGCCGGCGAGAGAACCTAACCCCCCGGCCTCCTTCGCTGGAGGGGAAGGGAGAGCCAGACCGCCTCTTGCTTCCCACAATGGGGGCCAGGGAAGAGATCGCCTCAGAGGAGACCAGACCACCCTTCGGCTGAGCGGAAAGGAGCCGGTCCCCTCGTCTTCCGAGTGTGGAGGGGAGGCCGGGGAGGAGGGTTCTCCACTTCTCTTGACCTGCAAGCACAACTTGATATACTGGCGGAACGAGCCCTATGTGGGTCTGGGCGCGGGCGCTCATTCCTTCCTCGATGGTCGCCGCTTCGCGCGTGTGGATAGCCCCGAGGCCTACGTGGCTGCTACTCCTGAGGGCCGTGTGGTCTTTTCCGAAGGCGTGGATCGGTCGCTGGAGATGGCTGAGACGGCCATTCTCGGGCTCAGGTTGGTGGCCGGGCTGGAGAGAGCGCGGTTCCGGTCTCGCTTCGGTGAGGATCCGGTGGAGAGCTACCGGGAGCCCATCCGTTGGGCGACGGACCGGGGCCTGCTGGTGTACGATCAGTGCAGCGTCCGCCTGACCAGGCGTGGACGTCTCTTGAGCAACGAGGTCTTCGAGCGCTTTCTACCCGACTGA
- a CDS encoding DUF2089 domain-containing protein — protein sequence MARTMLTRCPNCGGRLEATRLECRDCETVILARYEPCALGNLSPESLRFVELFVRRRGNLKEMERELGESYWTLRTRLSEVIQEMGFDEAEGAPTPEEVAARRREVLDQLEAGEIGAKEAATLLSSLASERDRS from the coding sequence ATGGCACGCACGATGTTGACCAGATGCCCCAATTGTGGCGGCAGGCTGGAAGCGACCAGGTTGGAGTGTCGAGACTGCGAGACCGTCATTCTGGCCCGCTACGAGCCCTGCGCCCTGGGCAACCTCTCGCCTGAGAGCCTCCGGTTCGTGGAGCTTTTCGTCCGGCGCCGGGGCAACCTCAAGGAGATGGAGCGGGAGCTGGGAGAGTCCTACTGGACTCTGCGTACCCGTCTCAGCGAGGTAATCCAGGAGATGGGGTTCGACGAGGCGGAGGGAGCACCCACTCCCGAGGAAGTGGCAGCTCGGCGAAGGGAAGTGCTGGACCAATTGGAGGCCGGGGAGATAGGGGCCAAGGAGGCGGCCACCCTGCTCTCGTCCCTGGCCTCAGAGCGCGACCGCAGCTGA